From Brassica rapa cultivar Chiifu-401-42 chromosome A06, CAAS_Brap_v3.01, whole genome shotgun sequence:
ATCCATTGGCTTAAGCTCCTATTGATCGATAACTACTTGCAAAACATCGTCTTACGTTACCTTAGGGATCGTACAAAACGCCATAAACCTCAAAGGAGTGCTGCTCTGAAATTCTTCATCTCTTTCTTCATTGTAAAGCTTCTTCTCAAAACTGATGTTTCGTTCTTGGTAAtagtgtttgttgttgtgttgTAGCTATCGCAACTGGTGCTTGCTCCACGGAGAGAATTTACACCATCACTCTCTGTGGAAGCAGCTGATTCTGTGCAGCGTGCTTGCTTGCTTCAACTGATAGTTTCTTGCAGTCCAAGATTCTGCATAACCTCTTTCTCTGAGTCTTATCAATCTTCTGATGAATCTGAAAACAGAGAGTGTGTGAGATATAACAATCACCAGTATATGTCAAAGTGGATAAGTTAATTCCTAAATGTCGAAGAAATAAGAATGTTATGGTTTTCTCACCTCCAACTGTTTTGGGATTTATGCTGGTAGCTAGCACAACTTTGGGCACTGACCCTTTGCTCTCCAATATTCTATGGAATGCCAGAGCCAGTCCATCAAACAGACTAATAACAAACACAGTACCATCCCGTTAAAGAAGCAATGGCATACCAGGTTAGAGACTTACCATGTTCTATTAATATCACCTCTGCCATGGGATTGTCTTTGAGAAGGCACGTTACTGATACTTCTTCCTTGAAAAAGCAAAAGCAGAAATTCTAACTAAAGACTTGCTACAAAAGGACATAAAGAAGACGTAAAGATATGGTTCGTAGCTAAGAGTAATACCTTCAGTGCTTCAGATTTTGCAGTTGCACCACCAGCAAGAACCGTACTCTGAGCTCTCGCACAGTCTGCCAAGCAGTTCTTGCGGCACCGGCTCTCCTCTACGTTGCTGTGtgaacctttggaaaggtaagaAGGGTAACCACAAAATCCAAGCTTCAAGTTTGATGCTTTAACCAAAAGCAAGAATGAGTTTTCATATACCTTATGGGTGAGATGATGCTGCAAGGGGTTTTCAAAGAGAGATAGCCTTAGCTCTTTGGTCTAGGCGTGTGCTTCTCATAATTCTCATCCTTATCTGAGAAACCATAGAAGAAGTGGGATTAGATCTGAATCGAGACATAAAGTAATAGATCGAGCAGCCATTTTCTCACCTATAACTCGGACTTGAAGTTGAAGGAAGGAAGTGTTGAGGTGAGGGAGCGAGTCAGTGAAACAACCCAATGACGAAGTCATCGTCGTCGTCGCTGCTTTCTATATCCGTCAACATCCATCTTTCAAATCAGCAAGTGAATGATTGCAGCAAGCGTTACACAATCTCCGGTGTGATTGCAAGGAGGAAAAATCAAGATTTGGGTGAAGAACTGAGATTTGAACCGTTCATTATCATCCAGATTTATAGGCTGGAAATTTGGGGTTTAGGAAGAGCTTGGTGAATAGAAAATTAAAGTCGACTTAGTGGGTGGAGTTCAGGGGGTCTTAATGGcgggttttaaatttttaatcatACGCTTGAAAGCTTAAGAGAAACGTTACATGGCGGTTCTGGTAGAGGCAATCAAAATTAGAAGAATCGAGAAGACGAAGAGTGAAGGGAAGGCTCGTAAGGAAGTTGTGCTTAGTTAATAATGTCTAGGTGGgctttaaaaaatttaagtaaATTAAGTGGCCCAGTTCAGCAGTTTTACTTGCAAGCGGAAGTTCCAACCGTGAGCAGAATGATAGACGTGGCATGATTTGCCTCTCCTTCCTTGATGACGTGGACGCATGAGAAGAGAGGCAAgtcaactttatatataaagactagggattaacccgggctacgcccgggatttttatttttttctaatttaagttgttaaattatttatatttaggctatgatttatatttatataaatgttaaaatgcatgtcataattaaaatttatttttaaattttaacacgttaaattaacatattttttactatttaaatatttttttgtaattttattggctatctagttatcatatttagcaaaactatcttttgagtgttggaataaatgttttagagattttattaaactgcagagtatttttggatcgaccacatgcttaacattcgatcgatccgtaaaaagatggtcgatctccttggcgaggtaagtacaattttagcaaaaatatattttattttcaaatattaagtatataactattctttttaatatttttttaattgtatttttgattaaattattgtattataatggttatgtaaatattttttgtgatgtttgaatttttgttgttcgtatacttaacctagatgatattgatgtttaacaatttattgttttctggaaatagaaaataatgatatatcaaaacgtatctaatacttgttaaatgatagtataatgtaaattacatccattatttgaaaataaacatttgttgtttttatttttattttaaatcagaaattatttttatttaaaaacattattcatatataatataatagtttaagtttggaagattaatatatatatataaattatgtgtattttttaaaacataatttaagatattatatattgagtatatgaataaaagctgaatttcttaccttgaaaatcagatatttatatttttatcttcatgttatactcaccaatccatcattgatatttataactcagtatgttttttaaaaaacttagttttaagtaataaacgaatttaataaattaaattcatcacctataatgttctgtaaactatatttgaaaactctctaaaattatattttaagcataatattattattatttaatttaagttattttaaacataatatatgctaaaccaacttaaattatatttacaataggaccatcctaaaccggttagtaaaccaaaaacaatactaaaccaacatgaaccaatacctgattcggcgaggaaggaagtgtttcgggataaacgcttgaatggttattaactgaaatggtttgatcatgaaagagttagtatgaatattaacaataaaattatacattagattaatttaaatttgtaagaatacctttgagtctatgaaaagcaattcaattcccatgaataagtttggttttggaagttgcgggtttcccaacaatgaatccacctaacaaaaagtttgttgttataaaaaaatctcattcaaggtcattaaaggtttctgggacggcaatagttgatagtgaaaccttttttttgctcgaatgctttgaaattttccttaatagtgtgaggttgatgtggatggaataatgagttttatagggactttcttgatgtaaaactataaaaaaattttttgtttaatgtggtatttccatttttatataatttactaccattttaagatagaagtacattttaagatagatgcttaaatcttaatgtactttttccattttttaaaatgtttatttccatttcttatatttttatttacgtaatatcaatattttatatttttaaatagatatttaaatattaatgtactttttccattttttaaattgtgtatttacttatattatatattttacattttaagatagatgtttaatgcttgatgaactttttccactttttaaaaaattgtgtatttacttattattacatatataattcatatattatatatttacattatttacttattatttattttcatgtatatgtatttccatttcttgtacttttaatttacttaatatctctattttacattttaagatagatgtttaaatcttatgtatgttttccatttttttaaattgtatatttccatttgttatactttctatttacgtaatatctatattttaaattttaatatatatttttaactcttaatgtaatttcccattttttaaaatttggtattcacttatattatatatttacttattatttatttttctttatattgtgtatttctatttcttatactttctatttactaataattttatatttcaagattgatttacattttaagatagatgtttaaatactaatgtattttttccatttttttaaattgtgtatttccttttcttatactttctatttacttaatatttatattttacattttaagatagatgtttaatatttaatgtactctttccattttttaaaaattgtgcatttacttattattgtatatataattcgtatatttatatatttataatatttacttattatttatttttctatatattgagtatttctctttcttatactttatatttagttaatgtctatattttatattttaagatagatgtttaaatctttacgtatttttccatttttaatgtaaaacggcaatgtttaatagaagaacttggacaaatagtcaaatagttatatttatgtttttttttctttttttaataaaaatgtaatgttacattatgaagataacccgtttttttagtgaacaatggtaatcttacatatgtttaatgtagtttttccatttttttatgttgtatgtttacatattattgttatttttaaatgtaaaatggtaattttacatatgtaaaatggtaattttacatatgtttaatgcagtatttccattttttatgttgtatgtttacatattatttattattttcgaaattatatataattttttttttacaaaatagtaatgttacattatggagataagccgtttttttttagtgaaaaatggtaatcttacatatgtttaatgtagttttttcattttttatgttgtatgtttacatattattttcttaaaataaaaatgtaaaatggtaatcttacatatgtttaatgtagtatttccatttttatgttgtatgttttacatatatttattattttcaaaattatatataatgttttttgttttttttataaaacggtaatgttacattaaggagataaaccgtcttttttttaagtgaaaaatagtaatcttacatatgtttaatgtagtttttacatttttttatgctgtatgtttacatatttttataattttcgaaaataagtaatattaaaatgtaaaactatattttaatgccatgtgtcatctttcgagattatattttatatttacttattatttatttttctttatattgtgtatttttatttcttatactttctatttactaataattttatattttaagattgatttacattttaagatagatgtttaaatactaatgtactttttccatttttttaaattgtgtatttccttttcttatactttctatttgcgtaatatctatattttacattttaagatagatgtttaaatcttaatataccttttccattgtttttaagttgtgtatttctttttcttatattttctatttacttaatatctatattttacattttaagatagatgtttaatatttaatatattatttccatttttaaaaaattgtgcatttacttattattgtatatataattcgtatatttatatatttataatatttacttattatttatgtttttatatattgagtatttctctcttttatactttatatttagttaatgtctatattttatattttaaaatagatgtttaaatctttacgtatttttctatttttaatgtaaaacggcaatgtttaatagaagaacttggacaaatagtcaaacatatttatgtttaatgtagtatttccatttttatgttgtatgttttacagatatttattattttcgaaattatatataatgttttttgtttttttttataaaacggtaatgttacattatggagataagccgtcttttttttaagtgaaaaatagtaatcttacatatgtttaatgtagtttttccattttttaatgctgtatgtttacatattttttacaattttcgaaaataattaatattaaaatgtaaaactatattttatgccacatgtcatctttcggaagaaatgttttccgctgatgtggacgccctatggagcctcaaaagctcccttttattagtagagtttatttttctttatattgtgtatttttatttcttatactttctatttactaataattttatattttaagtttgatttacattttaagatagatgtttaaatactaatgtacattttccatttttttaaattgtgtatttccttttcttatactttctatttgcgtaatatctatattttacattttaagatagatgtttaaatcttaatatactttttccattgtttttaagttgtgtatttctttttcttatattttctatttacttaatatctatattttacattttaagatagatgtttaatatttaatatactctttccattttaaaaaaaatgtgcatttacttattattgtatatataattcgtatatttatatatttataatatttacttattattatttttttatatattgagtatttctcttttttatactttatatttagttaatgtctatattttatattttaagatagatgtttaaatctttacgtatttttctatttttaatgtaaaacggcaatgtttaatagaagaacttggacaaatggtcaaacatatttatgtttaatgtagtatttccatttttatgttgtatgttttacatatatttattattttcgaaattatatataatgttttttttttttttttataaaacggtaatgttacattatggagataaaccgtcttttttttaagtgaaaaatagtaatcttacatatgtttaatgtagtttttccattttttaatgctgtatgtttacatattttttacaattttcgaaaataattaatattaaaatgtaaaactatattttatgccacgtgtcatctttcgagaaaatttttttccgctgatgtggacgccctatggagcctcaaaagctcccttttattacgaaaataattaatattaaaatgtaaaactatattttatgccacgtgtcatctttggAGAAaatttttttccgctgatgtggacgccctatggagcctcaaaagctcccttttattagtagagattttcttagaaagaaacaaaacatatataacTAACTCTTAAAGTAACCAAATTGTTAAAGTAGTCACTTATATTTTGCAAAACAACATAGGTACCCCCACTAAAAGAAGTTAATTAATTTGTAGAAATAGAATGATTATTTCACACCATTTAAATATAGATGCACTATTAATTCTCCACATTCGGTTACAGTTAGGATAtttcagtttttggttttaaaaatttaggaattGTTCAAGTATTCACTTTGGcttaaattgaattattttggtttttagttctGTTCGAATTATAAATTTAGGAACCGGCTAaaatccattaaaaaaaaaaactcggaTCAAAATTTTACTGTTTATTAATTTTGCAATATCGTTTTGTAAGATTTGAGTTATCCTTTTTTGGGCTTAGCTCAAGTCCTAAAGAATGACAAACAAcgaagaataaataaataaattggcAGCTCTCCCCACTCGTCTCCTTCAATTACACGAAAAGGAGAGGTCaaaactagccgttggcatTATTTCTTTAATCGAAACAGCCGCTCCTTCCCTAATCCTCTTCATCTTTCCTCTTTCTCCACTCTCACTCACCTCCAACTTTTTGCTCATGGCGACCTGCATCAGAAAACTATCACCCAATCCCGAACCACCCCAGCTTCAAACTCCCCGCGCCAGATCTCCTCTCTCCGAGAATCTCTCTCCATCCACCACCACCTTCCCGCGATCTCCTCTCTCCTTCATCTCTCCTCACACCTTATCTCCCTTGAAGCTCAGCTCCCCTAAGCTCGTAACCCCCACTTCTCTTCGCACTGATGATGACGACGACGACGAGGACATGAGTATCTCATCTGGTTCTGACGCCTTAGGAGGAGTTAACGAATTGCTCTCCGATTACGATCTCGATGATGACGAGGTTGTGAGGCGTTATTACGacgaagaagaagtgtttgGGCCAACAAAGCCCACCTCGAAATTGAACAGAGGAGTGTTGAATGATATGAATCTGAGAATCGAAGTTCCGTTTGCTAACGGAAGAGTCACAGACGGCGAATCAAGACTACGGAGATTCGCCTTGGCGAATTCGACTCCGGGGAGCTATCTCCGTGATGAGAGGCCGCGTACTCTGAGCTCCAAGGTACACATTCGATCTCGCTGAAGGTTTTGAATTGAGTAATTTTGCTAAATTTAGGAACAAAATGTTGTATTAGGGTTCGGTGTATTGGGAGAGTAATGAAGATATCGGGACCCCAAGTGCACCACCTATAATGGATATTGGAGAAGATGATAACATCGTGGAGTTGGAGAAAGAGATTGAGCAGATTGAAGATGAGATTTGCAGAGAAGCTGGTGTTGAGAGTCATCATCAACAAGTAAACATTGGAGGCTTAGCTGGTGATACTGTTTCTCATTTGTATCCTGAATTTAGTGAAAGGTATGCATCGAGCTTTCTATTTTTGTTCTGCGGAGAAGTCTTGATGGGTTAGTAAATGTTATCATGGTTTGGTGTAGTGTGAGGGAGACTCAAACTGAGGAAGCTGCGCAAATCGAGGACATCAGCTCTGATGAGTTGAATTGCCATAGTATCAGGTTAACTACTTTATTTCACAACTTAGaatgaaagaggtttgaaatgaGGAATTGTTGGGTTTTATTGTGGCTGCTTAGCTTACATAATGTTTGTTATCAATGGCAGTGGTCAGTATGCTTGGCAAAGTCTTCTGGCATATGATGCTTGCGTAAGACTATGCTTGTATGCATGGTCAAGGGGTTCTTCTGAGGCACCTGAGTTTCTGCGTGATGAATGTCGTCTTCTCCGTGGTGCATTTGGGTAAGACTTGTGTGTCTTTATGGTTTTCAAGGCATTACTTATTTGTTGTATATTGAGTTATTTAATCACTCTTTTGTATGTGTTGTTATAGGTTGCATAAGTTTCTCTTGCAACCTCGGGGTGTTCGATCAACCGAAGAAAGCAAAAATGTGAAAGTAGAGCAAAAGACACCTTTGAAGTCTAAGAACGTGGTCAGAAAGTTGAGAGTGGAAGGTAAaactattcttcttcttctgatgagCTAAAACTTgaatacaaaaataagtttgtgGATGCCTGATATGAATCAGATATTAATATACctcttaaattttgtttatagtgAGGAGACTTCGATTGATACCACAACGCAAACTTAGAGGCATAGATTCGCTGCGGAGTTTAATGAGCACCCCAATGGGGGCAGAGTATTGCCGCCAAGTTTCATCACTTGTGAAGACTGGGATGAGTTCTATCAAGACGGCTACCCTTTCAGCAGTTTCAGAAGGTTTCCTTTTCTTACATGAAAAACTAAACATTTATTAAACCATTTGAATGATATTTGGTTGTTAACTTAACTTGTCTCGGCCGATTGATTTGCGTCTGATATTGGCCAAACTTCTTACTAAATGGAAGATGATACCTCTATTGATATGTGATGACATGACTTAATCTTTGTGTTTCTGCAGAACAATTCTCCTGCTACCTTCAGATGAAGAGCACAGCAGAAGGAGATCAAGTCGAACAAGGATCTTCCGTTTGTTTGCAATCAGGAACTGGAAGTTACCATGTCTTGTAAGCTATTCTCTTTCTCTTGAAATCACTTGTAACTTTGCAAGCTGTTTGAATAAATGAAAGCTACAGAATTTAGTTTCATAGTTTCCGTGTGAATGCTTTACTCACAAGTCCTCCTTCAGCTTTCCCGAGCCTGAAGGCGACGCTCTTCTGATAGAAGTTCATGATAAGAAAAAATCAGTTCAAGGAAAAGTAACAATTCCAATGGCATCCTTAACTGATAATCCGGTAAATATGCCTTCCGTGCGATAAATATCTTCCATTTTGCTTTGAGaatatgttatagtattttCGAATATTTAAATATACTGAAGAAAACTCTACATTTGTTCAGAATGAAAATGTAAGATGGTGGCCAATATACCATGGTGAACAAGACTGTGTAGGCAAGATCCAGCTCTTCCTTGGTAGCACGACCTCATCCGATGAAGACTGTCACATAAAGGTATGGTCTTTCTCCAAAAATTCTCAGATTATCTATGTTTTGTTCTGTGAGATAATGCCCTCACTAATGTTTTGCATTTTTTCTGTTATAGAGTGCTCCTGTTGTTGAGACACTAGCATACGATTTGTTACTAGAAGCTGCCACACGTGCCCAAAGATTTCATGCTCAAAACTTAAGACTAAATGGGTCTTGGAAATGGTTGCTGAGTGAATTCGCAGAATATTATGGAGTTTCCGATTCATATACCAAGTTAAGGTaatcataaataatatatttggcTATACTGTCTTGTATCTATTTAGCTCAAAATCTACTAACTCAAATATACTTCACCATACATTGCAGATATCTCTCACATGTAATGAATGTGGCAACTCCTACTAAAACATGCTTACAACTTGTGCATGAGTTACTAGTGCCCATCCTAAGCGCTCGAAGTGACAAGAGCTTGACCAGGCAGGAGGTACTTCCCGTTTTCTTTTGCAAATCGAAAAGGCTGATGCTACTAGTTCTTGAAAATATCCGAGCTATCACGTTTTAGTTTGAAATCTGCTTAATGGCTATCATGACTACATTGACGACTTTTCTGTTCTTGCAGAAAAGTATCTTAATGGATTGTGAAATAGAGATAGAAAAACTCTTGGCAAATGTTTTTGAGAACTACAAGTCATTAGATGAAAGCTGCCCTTCAGGGTTGGCACACATATCTGGTCCGGTGCAAGAATCAGCTTCAACAGCACTTGCTCCAGCTGTTCAGATTTTCTGCCTTCTTCATGATATATTGTCTCCCGAAGGACAAGAAATTTTGAAGAATTACCTTAAGGTAAGCTCATACGGACCTTAAGACTATGATGTTCACGATATTCTTGATCTAATGAAAAACCCGTTGCAGACAGCAGCAAAGAAGAGGTGCAGGAAGCACATGGCTGAGACCGATGAATATGTTTCCTCCAACTCTGAAGGTTTTCTTTTGGACTCGGTCACAATTTCTACAGCCTACCATAAAATGAAGAATCTCTGTCTA
This genomic window contains:
- the LOC103874946 gene encoding uncharacterized protein LOC103874946; the protein is MATCIRKLSPNPEPPQLQTPRARSPLSENLSPSTTTFPRSPLSFISPHTLSPLKLSSPKLVTPTSLRTDDDDDDEDMSISSGSDALGGVNELLSDYDLDDDEVVRRYYDEEEVFGPTKPTSKLNRGVLNDMNLRIEVPFANGRVTDGESRLRRFALANSTPGSYLRDERPRTLSSKGSVYWESNEDIGTPSAPPIMDIGEDDNIVELEKEIEQIEDEICREAGVESHHQQVNIGGLAGDTVSHLYPEFSESVRETQTEEAAQIEDISSDELNCHSISGQYAWQSLLAYDACVRLCLYAWSRGSSEAPEFLRDECRLLRGAFGLHKFLLQPRGVRSTEESKNVKVEQKTPLKSKNVVRKLRVEVRRLRLIPQRKLRGIDSLRSLMSTPMGAEYCRQVSSLVKTGMSSIKTATLSAVSEEQFSCYLQMKSTAEGDQVEQGSSVCLQSGTGSYHVFFPEPEGDALLIEVHDKKKSVQGKVTIPMASLTDNPNENVRWWPIYHGEQDCVGKIQLFLGSTTSSDEDCHIKSAPVVETLAYDLLLEAATRAQRFHAQNLRLNGSWKWLLSEFAEYYGVSDSYTKLRYLSHVMNVATPTKTCLQLVHELLVPILSARSDKSLTRQEKSILMDCEIEIEKLLANVFENYKSLDESCPSGLAHISGPVQESASTALAPAVQIFCLLHDILSPEGQEILKNYLKTAAKKRCRKHMAETDEYVSSNSEGFLLDSVTISTAYHKMKNLCLNISNEIEADIKITNEHVLPSSIDLSNIAAAVYSTLLCNRIRAFLSAVPPSCPQPHVNELLIAVSDFERSLDSWGISPVHGGIDSRGLFHNYIMVWIHDMELRLLDRCKAEKVPWSGVITNHSTSPFAEDMYERIKDSLMEYEVVISRWPQYTLILENTASIIERAIVKSLEKQYSEILTPLKDSIPKRLNLHVQKLTRRQSSALYSVPTQLGTFVNTIKRILDVLHQRVEDILRQWASCLPVVEDKKSLFGEQMNVITVLLRTKYRNYMQAAVDKLVSNTQSNKTTRLKKILEEIRENEREVEVRERMRMLCSQITDSISNMHDVFTSQIFVASCRLFWDRMAQVVLKFLEGRKENEVGYKGSYYALGIVEDTFASEMQRLQGNSLQEKDMEAPRSVIEARSILSRDTTNHSSYFYV